CTAAATATGCATGGATTGGCATCATGAAACCAATTTTTTTGTCAGcaagtttttttttaaaattattgTGCAAGTGCTAAATACCCCTTCATTGAATGAGATTGCATACTTGTATAAATTGGATGTTATTCAATGGCAATGCACAGCCAACTTACAATGAATAGATTAATCCATGTTATCATGTGCAAGGAAGAAGCAGCATGCACGTAAATTCTGAAGTGATTCCTTGACTTGGTTATCTCTTTATTTCCTTTTATTATTATTCTTGTTGATTTTTTGTAATAATCATTTGAGTAATAAAGCAATCTTTTATAAAACTAATTTAAATTGTTTTGGAGATATGATAGAAATTTTACAAATTGTAAGGTGGGAGTGGAAAGGCCACCATCCAACTATTGTTGGAAGTGGGATCATCTTTTGCAATCTCCCCTAAGTCATGGGCATTGAGAACAACTATGATGATTTGCGAGAGTTAGAGGGAGTAACATGTCTAGGTGACTACACAATATAATGTTGCTGTAGTTGGAGCGTATAATTCTATTAAACACATGGGGGCAAAGTGAGAAGGGGTGGCATGCATCATTGTCATGCCTTTGTGTTTCTATGTTTTATGTGTGTGGACATGTGCGTGGATGTGACTTGTGTGTGAGAGAAGTCGATGGGAGTGTGTAAGTATACTTCTAAAGGATTGCAGCAATCCATGACCTATAGTTTGAGTAACCCAAACTGATTGCTCTCGTCGATGTTTTTGGCCAACAATATTCATGTGCATTAGAAAAAAAAGATCCCGTAGCAACGCATGAGCATTTAACTAGTATATAGCAAATGGGAGTTGTTACATTCCCGTGAAATGGGAGTACAAATACAGCTGCGTAATTTGCAGCGGTGGCTCGTACAGAGACTGAATCGAAGTAAAGAGATGGAAGAGTGCCGTGCCTGCCACAGCAAGAGAAGACAGTGCTAAAATAGGCCGTCACTCCGTAGCAACCACAAGACACATACCTATATACGTATTACGTACCCGTATACATACGGTCAGTGGCTGAAAATATACCGCCATCGCCGAGAGCAAGCGAGGTTCTGGGTTTTATTTCGTCAGTTACCGAAATTACCACGATCTTCATGCAGCTTCAGTAGACCACCATGTTTTCGTCCAGCGACGTGAACCACGCCGTCAGGTCGTCGCTCGTCTCCCTGCACAGCAACGGGGCGGCGGCGTTCGGTGGTGCCGGATTCCAAAGCTCCGCTGCGCctgcaagacaaaaaaaaagaagaagttcAGATCGAGTTTATGCAAATGGCGACGGGGTAATTCAACAATTGATCAAGCTTGTAAAGCAGAGCCAGTGCCCGtaccggtggcggcggcggtagaGAGGGTGTTAGCGTAGGGTGGCAAGGTGTCCCATCTGAGCTCGTGCCCCGGGATCATGCCCATGTCGCCGAAGAAAGGCATGTGCGAATCATCTGCAGCTGCACCGGCGAGGTCGCCGCCGATGAAGAATGCAGAGGCATCCTGCTGCGGAAAGCTCAGAGGCGCGGCCATGTCGGACACCACCTCCCCTCCGAACAGGGGGGAAGGTGAACTCTGAAGCTGGAACGCGTTGCCGACGATCTCCAGCTCCAGACGCGGAGGGCTGGGCGTGAAGGAGGAGGCGTTGCAGCTCAGCTGGTGGTCGGTGGTGACCAGGGACGAGCTGCTCCCCACCTTGCGCATCTGCTGCTGATGGCCTTTCGCCTTGGCGGGCGCCGCCGCCGTGTCGCCGCCGTGGAGGAGGCCGGCCTCGGTGCGCTTGCTGACGCGGCAGAGCGCGTAGGCCCCGATGAAGTTGGAGGCGCCGTGGAGGAGGTCCTGGCAGAGGCGGTACTCGTGCATGACCCAGTCGGTACGCTCGCCGCCGGGTGCCCTGCCTTTGTAGAACACCAGCGTCTTCCTGACGCCGCACACGGCGCCGCCGTCGCAGGACACCTTGCGGTCCTTTCCGGTGGCCTTCCAGTACCCCGTGGTCGTCGCCCGGTTCGTGCGCGACCCGTTGGGGTACTTGCGGTCCCGCGGCACGAAGAAGAACCACTCCAGGTCCCTCTTGGGCAGGAACGACTTCTCTGAAGAAACAAAGCGAGCAGGAACTCTGAATGTTAACTAGTATTCTCACTCATTGATCAGTGTATGTCTGTATGCCATGATGCTAAGTAGATTGCAGTTCAGTAATTGCTGCACCGAAGATTACTATACAAGCAAATTTAACTGTTCACTGATGAGTTACTGTGGAGAATATGCCAAAACTAAGAGGGAATGAGATGGCGACTTTTTTAAAAATGTGCTGTTTTGGAGAACAAGTTTCTTATTTTTGAAAAGGCGGTAGCATGAGTCATCTGCAACCGGCCTAACCTAGAGAATAAGCATGGCTGGATGATGCTTGGTGCCAACAAAGCCCCTTTTCGTAGTATATGCTAGGATGACAAATTCTTTCTTTTCAATACTAAACGAGGATGTCAAATTAATCTCTAACAAGTTGCTTACTCAGGAAAAAACTATGCTTCTGACATTGCTAAAGTTCAACTCTCCTACGCCAAACAGTAAATTTCACACACTTTTGCCAGTTGACTATCGCATCATGAATGTTTGCAGAATTGCAATATGTTGAAATACAGAAACCAGTCAGATATAAGATGTATTTACCTGGCAGCTCCCAGGGCTCGAACTTGTAGAGATCGATCACAGGGATAACCTCCAGCTCAATCTTGAGGTTATCGACCCTGCGCTTCAGGTAGTACCCGACGAGCTCGTCGTCAGTGGGGTGGAATCGGAACCCAGGCGGAAGAGTCATTGTCCCGGCCATTGCTTGCTTGTCTGAACTCTGAACTACAACTTGCTACGTAACTATGTATTTAGCGTCAACTGCCGATCACAAATATCGCCGGCAGGACTTAATCAGATTTGCGGAAGAGAACGGATTCAGGTGCAGTATCTGTTAAAGATGTCGAAAATCCAGAAGTAGAAGAGCTTCTCGAGGTCCAGCGGCGAGGCGGCAATGAAGACGATGTAGCTGCTGGCAGGACTCACGATCATTATCCTCAGGTCACAAGCTGCTAGAACAGAAATGCTAACTGACTTAACAAATATCTAGCTACGCGAAGAACAAGTCAGGATTGGTGAATAGTCAAGTGCCTGAAGATCAATTTGAGAGGCAAAGTGCTGTAAGTTGTGGCTAGGTAGCGCTAGGTCAGGTGTGGCAGGCTTTGGCGGCgctaggaagaagaagaaggagaggagGTGTGCCTGTGTGTGTTTGCTGAATTGGGGGAGGAAGCTCTGAGGTGCACTGACGGGTTTATATAGAGCAGCCAAAAGCGATGGCGAGCTGAGAAGGTTGTACAACACAAGCAATTCCAAACCTCCTGCAGCGCTTGTCGCGCCTCCAAGCAGCCGCCAAAAACCCGTTTCGCACTCTGCCCTCgcctttcctttttctgtttcttgAGAGCCAGTTCACCATTAACCAACGTGTCTGCTCCTTGCGCAAAGCGTCCTGGTGATGacgatgtttttttctttttctgaaatCATAATTCCGTGTGCCCAAAAGCGCAATTTTGTTTTCATATCGGCTTTCCTTTTTGTATATGGGTTTATTCCGCTGTCACGAAGATCTGTGCTTAGCCTGATCTGTTTAGTTAGTGTTAATTAATTTACCGTCAACCGCGTAATGGATTCAGTATTCAGATAAGCTCCATGACCTCCCAAAAAATTACTTTGTGTGTTTTTTCCACAGCTCGAATTCATACCGGTGTCGCTCCgcgtgcgtgtcgactttcagcCGAATTTCATATTTACGGTTTCTCACCAGACTGAGTTAGTGTTTTTTTACAGCTAAAGATGCGGGATTCCAGTGACATGCAACATATACTAGGGTTTAAATCGGTGACCATCTGTTGTGAGGAATTTAATCAGTGACCCCGATTGACCATTCCCTGCATATTGTGGATTCTGAATTGACATGCATTATGCACATCGAATCCTCTCGTGCCTGGCTCTTCTCTGCTCCCAAACGTGCATTGCCTTAATGCCTAGTGTTCTGTTGACGCATCAATGCAAGTCGCCTCATATGAAACACGATTTTTTTGTTTGCATGTTGTACTCTGAACTGAAATATCTGAAAGTTCGTGGAAGGAGCCAAGCCGTGGGCGCAAATCGCATCAGGACAACGCGGCTGGGATAATCACACAAGAACTGATTCGTTCTGGAATAAGAGTACTAACAAATCATGGAGCTGTTATTAGTTTTTAGGTAACTGTAAAGCGGCATACATACATGACAAGCAGTTGCTCCTATCACTGTCAGGGTGGAATGGAACTACATGTGAATCCTAGTCAGAATGATTCTGAAGCTAGCAGCCAGCTAATCGTACAGTAATACTATCACTGTATTTTAAGTAGATTGTATGTATGTGTAAAATCGATACATATGATGCTGGTGAATCTAGATATCAACTTTTCGTACTACTTTGAGGGCGGTAAAGGTACTCAGGTTATTTCTTCCAGCCGACCACCTGAATGTTGAAACTTGTTCTACCGACAGACTAGTACATCGAACATGTAAAAAAGCGCGGGAATGCATCTACAGAGCAACTATTTGGGATCTTGACTAGCTGCATATGTATCTCCATGGGCGTTAACTGATCGACCCGTGAACTCATGACACACCGATCAGTACCTACCTTGCGATGCCAACATGACCGTTGAGAGGAGCGAAGATTGCGGAGGCGATCTGAGTGGCGATTTCGTCACtccgtcgccggcgagagagaggtcGTCGGAATGGCTAGGGGGAAGCCGTTTCTGGTTGCTCCAATcttctgacgacgaggaggaagacgatggtgccgaacCGTCGTCGGAAGGCGCTGATGCCGACAGGTCGATCGCGTATCTATGCCGCACACCATCACCGGTGAGTGGCATCGATATGGTTGATGACTCGCAAGATCTGGCGCGGCGGGCTATCAAGCGGCTGCAGAAACGCGACGCGCAGCGGATGGCGGCCAAGGCTTCGAGGATCCTGGCGGCTTCGGAAGGTACGTTCATTTCTTCTCCGGTGCCGTTGGGCATGGCTAGAGTCAAGGAATCGGCACGGCCGGTATTGGAACCCTCGGTGTTCAAGGATGATGGCGATGGTGCTTGGACGGTGGTTCGCCGGAGGCATCGGCCGCCGGTGATCACGGGGAAGATCCGTTTCTCGAATAATGCAAATTTTTCAAAAACCacggatttgtctggtttgggccTAGTTCGGTTGCGGGCTAGCCCAACCAAGCAACCGGGTGTCGGCCATTCATCTCGGTTTCGATCGAACGAAGATTATGCGCCACGTCAAGCCAGGGTAGGGAATTTCACCGCAGGACATGCGTTCAGGCGGCTTTTAGGGTTTTCCTGGCGCCAACCCGAACCAGGTGAACCTGTCTGGCGGCGGCGCGATCTCCCGTCTGCGATGAGTGGCGACGGTGGTCGCGGTGGTTTCAACCCGGGCCGGGGCGTTTTCAACGCCGGTCGTGGAGGGTTCCAAGGCCGCACTGGTTACCAGGGTCGTGGTTACCAAGGCAGAGGAGGGTTCCAGGGTCGTCATGGCTTCCAGGGGCGAGGTAATGCGGCTCCACGCGGCAGACATGGGATCGGCCGTGGTGGACACCATTCTTATCAAGGTAACTCTGAGTTTTCTGGTTTGGGAAGTGGAGCTAACTTCGTGCAAGGGGAGAGTAGCAACAGTGGGGCGATGGACAATGGTGCTCAACGCCAGCCTTGGGCGGGCAACTCTCAGCGAAACAATGGCCCTTCC
This Lolium perenne isolate Kyuss_39 chromosome 1, Kyuss_2.0, whole genome shotgun sequence DNA region includes the following protein-coding sequences:
- the LOC127310771 gene encoding NAC domain-containing protein 45, producing the protein MAGTMTLPPGFRFHPTDDELVGYYLKRRVDNLKIELEVIPVIDLYKFEPWELPEKSFLPKRDLEWFFFVPRDRKYPNGSRTNRATTTGYWKATGKDRKVSCDGGAVCGVRKTLVFYKGRAPGGERTDWVMHEYRLCQDLLHGASNFIGAYALCRVSKRTEAGLLHGGDTAAAPAKAKGHQQQMRKVGSSSSLVTTDHQLSCNASSFTPSPPRLELEIVGNAFQLQSSPSPLFGGEVVSDMAAPLSFPQQDASAFFIGGDLAGAAADDSHMPFFGDMGMIPGHELRWDTLPPYANTLSTAAATGAAELWNPAPPNAAAPLLCRETSDDLTAWFTSLDENMVVY